From Excalfactoria chinensis isolate bCotChi1 chromosome 4, bCotChi1.hap2, whole genome shotgun sequence, one genomic window encodes:
- the LOC140252176 gene encoding uncharacterized protein, whose protein sequence is MGGSQGKGVPKRSPLGCILAHWRDIAGESGGTLSRKTLIKYCNQWWLVYKLEDGEKWPLNGTVNYSTILQLMLFLRRENKWDEAAYADMFFTLRNHPEWQKECGMGPPQDPFVLTVEKERRETGENKIKRCCSSCSIGQQCIKAGKVREPAEMLDHLQAPWAAGAIGEETPLERSPEVPPLEHPPSPPDPPAPPAPSAPPASPVASQTLRQQQQPLIVAPLREMVGPRGRIMLVRVPFSLFDLKSWREICKNYRDDPLKVARHLQFLIRQHEPDWNDIQLLLDQLTETEKQLVLKTAQTLIEDSLQGTNKDIKDHFPLQNPCWDPNTAHGRELLERYREWVVKGMERAIPKTINWSHLFEVKQGPKESPSEFLDRLRNAMRKHTSQDPWSEEGIQQLVSLFTRQSAGDIRKELLKLQAPDSWNLESLLEEAWRVFSDREEVNKRKDRKILMEALRETRKGGMNRARKPLARDQCALCRKRGHWKNECPLRKQKEKGGARNKIQAPVEKN, encoded by the coding sequence ATGGGGGGATCACAGGGAAAAGGGGTCCCTAAGCGCTCACCCTTGGGATGTATACTGGCACATTGGCGAGATATTGCTGGGGAATCAGGGGGAACCCTGAGCCGGAAAACTCTGATTAAATACTGCAATCAGTGGTGGCTGGTGTATAAGTTGGAGGATGGGGAAAAGTGGCCCCTGAATGGAACTGTAAACTATAGCACAATCTTACAGCTTATGCTCTTTTTGAGAAGAGAGAACAAATGGGATGAGGCGGCATATGCAGATATGTTCTTCACCCTCCGTAACCATCCCGAGTGGCAGAAAGAGTGCGGGATGGGACCGCCGCAAGATCCATTCGTACTAACTGTAGAGAAAGAGCGGCGTGAGACAGGGGAAAATAAGATAAAACGCTGCTGCTCGTCCTGTAGTATCGGACAGCAGTGCATAAAGGCAGGCAAGGTCAGAGAGCCCGCAGAAATGCTGGATCATCTCCaggctccctgggcagcagggGCGATAGGTGAAGAAACCCCACTAGAAAGATCCCCTGAGGTGCCTCCTCTTGAGCACCCTCCTTCGCCCCCTGATCCTCCTGCACCTCCCGCGCCCTCGGCACCCCCTGCCTCCCCAGTAGCCTCACAGACCCTGAGGCAACAGCAACAGCCATTAATAGTAGCCCCACTGAGGGAGATGGTGGGGCCACGTGGAAGAATAATGTTAGTCAGAGTCCCGTTTTCTTTATTTGACTTAAAATCCTGGAGAGAGATTTGTAAAAACTACCGGGATGACCCATTGAAGGTAGCGAGACATTTGCAGTTTCTAATTAGACAACATGAACCAGACTGGAATGATATTCAGCTGCTGTTAGATCAGTTGACCgaaacagagaaacaattagtgttaaaaacagcacaaaccCTGATTGAGGACAGTTTGCAAGGAACtaataaagacattaaagaCCATTTCCCATTACAAAATCCTTGCTGGGACCCAAATACAGCACATGGAAGGGAGCTTTTGGAGAGATACCGAGAATGGGTGGTGAAGGGAATGGAAAGAGCTATCCCTAAAACAATAAACTGGTCTCATCTCTTTGAGGTAAAACAGGGCCCCAAGGAATCTCCCTCAGAATTCCTGGACAGACTGAGGAATGCAATGAGAAAACATACCTCCCAGGACCCGTGGTCTGAAGAGGGCATACAGCAGCTAGTATCGTTGTTCACAAGGCAGTCTGCAGGGGATATAAGAAAAGAACTGCTAAAACTACAAGCACCAGATAGTTGGAACTTGGAAAGTTTGCTAGAGGAGGCTTGGAGAGTGTTTAGCGACCGGGAGGAGGTAAATaagagaaaggacagaaagataTTGATGGAAGCTTTGCGAGAAACAAGAAAGGGTGGGATGAACAGAGCGAGGAAGCCCCTGGCGAGGGACCAGTGCGCCCTCTGCAGGAAAAGGGGGCACTGGAAAAATGAATGCCcgctgagaaagcagaaagagaaagggggGGCACGGAATAAGATCCAAGCCCCAGTGGAAAAGAACTGA